One part of the Candidatus Polarisedimenticolaceae bacterium genome encodes these proteins:
- a CDS encoding sodium:solute symporter family protein — protein MSPLLLGVLGYVALQLVVGMWISRRIRTEEDYLLAGRSLGPWLATASIFATWFGAETCIGAASEVYSRGWAGATHDPFGYALCLLLAGVVFARALWRRGLVTLADLFRERFGANAERLAIVLMAPTSLLWAAAQIRAFGQVLASVSGHDAAWMTALAAGVVIVYTVSGGILADATTDIVQGVALIVGLVVLLIAVVGSGASPPAAAAAPAEPARPWLHVLNDWLVPILGSVTAQEMISRILASRSPNLARNATIGAAGIYVAVGLIPVTLGLYGAAMLPGLASPEQVLPALAARHLGTVMHVVFAGALVSAILSTVDSALLAASSVVVHNGVLRLMPAASEGRKVLLNRVGVAIAGVAAYAIAFSADSVYDLVAQASAFGGAGLFVAMAAGLWDRKAVPAAGIAALATGAVVQLVGDYALGWPNAFTASLVAAVGAYSTVTLFARFRG, from the coding sequence GTGAGCCCGCTCCTCCTCGGCGTCCTCGGCTACGTCGCCCTGCAGCTCGTGGTGGGGATGTGGATCTCCCGCCGAATCCGCACCGAGGAGGATTACCTCCTCGCCGGGCGCAGCCTCGGGCCGTGGCTGGCGACGGCCTCGATCTTCGCCACCTGGTTCGGTGCGGAGACCTGCATCGGGGCGGCGTCGGAGGTCTACTCCCGCGGGTGGGCGGGGGCGACGCACGATCCGTTCGGCTACGCGTTGTGCCTTCTGCTCGCCGGGGTCGTCTTCGCGCGGGCGTTGTGGCGGCGGGGTCTCGTGACCCTCGCGGACCTGTTCCGGGAACGGTTCGGAGCGAACGCGGAACGCCTCGCGATCGTGCTGATGGCGCCGACGTCGCTCCTGTGGGCGGCGGCGCAGATCCGCGCGTTCGGACAGGTGCTCGCGTCGGTCTCCGGGCACGACGCGGCGTGGATGACGGCGCTCGCCGCCGGGGTCGTGATCGTCTACACGGTTTCCGGGGGAATCCTCGCCGACGCGACGACCGACATCGTCCAGGGGGTCGCGTTGATCGTGGGGCTCGTGGTGCTGCTGATCGCGGTCGTCGGGAGCGGGGCGTCGCCGCCCGCGGCGGCCGCGGCTCCCGCGGAGCCCGCGCGGCCGTGGCTCCACGTGTTGAACGACTGGCTCGTCCCGATCCTGGGGTCGGTGACCGCGCAGGAGATGATCTCGAGGATCCTCGCGAGCCGCTCGCCGAACCTGGCCCGCAACGCCACGATCGGCGCGGCGGGGATCTACGTCGCCGTCGGCCTCATCCCGGTGACGCTCGGCCTGTACGGTGCCGCGATGCTCCCCGGGCTCGCCTCGCCGGAACAGGTCCTCCCGGCGCTCGCGGCGCGCCACCTCGGAACCGTGATGCACGTCGTCTTCGCGGGGGCTTTGGTCTCGGCGATCCTCTCGACCGTGGACAGCGCGCTCCTCGCGGCGTCGTCGGTGGTCGTGCACAACGGCGTCCTTCGGCTCATGCCCGCCGCGAGCGAAGGGCGCAAGGTGCTCCTCAACCGGGTCGGCGTCGCGATCGCGGGTGTTGCCGCCTACGCGATCGCCTTCTCCGCCGACAGCGTCTACGACCTCGTCGCGCAGGCGTCGGCGTTCGGGGGCGCGGGGCTGTTCGTCGCGATGGCGGCGGGTTTGTGGGACCGGAAGGCGGTCCCCGCGGCGGGGATCGCGGCGCTCGCGACGGGGGCCGTCGTCCAGCTCGTCGGGGACTACGCGCTGGGCTGGCCGAACGCCTTCACGGCGTCGCTCGTCGCGGCGGTCGGCGCCTACTCGACGGTCACGCTCTTCGCGAGGTTCCGGGGCTGA
- the glmU gene encoding bifunctional UDP-N-acetylglucosamine diphosphorylase/glucosamine-1-phosphate N-acetyltransferase GlmU → MARRSAGTVLVLAAGQGTRLKSKTIKLLHPVAGRPMVAWVVDAARALKPDRLVAVVGFQADAMKGALGDAVDACVLQSEQRGTGHAVLQAAPSLKGRLDEPLLIVNGDLPTLKTSTLQALARLHRTSKAALTLVTAELPDATGYGRVVRDDAGKVVRIVEHKDATEEEREIREINCGIYCVDPAALFPILRSLRPDNAQGEYYLTDAVHRLIAKGAKVGALLHEDAEEVLGVNTREELARAGITLYARKAADLMASGVTLLDPDRIWVDPRARIGRDTILWPDVIIEGPSVLGEGCVVRPGSRLSDVRVGDRVEIRDHCVVQDSRIAAGAAVGPFAHLRPGTVLAEDVRVGNFVETKKAKLGRGSKASHLTYLGDATVGAGCNIGAGTITCNYDGDAKHPTTLEDGVFIGSDTQLVAPVRVGKGAYVGAGSTVTQDVPAGALAISRGRQRNIEGWATRRKVGKKHD, encoded by the coding sequence GTGGCGCGCCGTTCCGCCGGGACCGTCCTCGTGCTCGCCGCGGGCCAGGGGACGCGGCTGAAGTCGAAAACGATCAAGCTCCTCCACCCCGTCGCGGGGCGGCCGATGGTCGCGTGGGTCGTCGACGCGGCGCGGGCCCTGAAGCCCGACCGCCTCGTCGCCGTGGTCGGTTTCCAGGCCGACGCGATGAAGGGCGCGCTCGGCGACGCCGTCGACGCGTGCGTGCTCCAGTCGGAACAGCGCGGCACCGGGCACGCCGTGCTCCAGGCCGCGCCTTCGCTCAAGGGACGGCTCGACGAGCCGCTGCTCATCGTGAACGGCGATCTCCCCACGCTGAAAACCTCGACCCTCCAGGCGCTCGCGCGCCTGCACCGGACGTCGAAGGCGGCGCTGACCCTCGTGACCGCCGAGCTCCCCGATGCGACCGGTTACGGCCGCGTCGTCCGCGACGACGCCGGGAAGGTGGTCCGGATCGTCGAGCACAAGGACGCCACGGAAGAGGAGCGCGAGATCCGCGAGATCAACTGCGGGATCTACTGCGTCGATCCGGCCGCGCTCTTCCCCATCCTTCGCTCGCTCCGCCCGGACAACGCCCAGGGGGAGTACTACCTCACGGACGCCGTGCACCGGCTGATCGCGAAGGGCGCGAAGGTCGGGGCGCTCCTGCACGAGGACGCCGAGGAGGTCCTCGGGGTGAACACCCGCGAGGAGCTCGCCCGGGCCGGGATCACCCTCTACGCGCGCAAGGCCGCCGACCTCATGGCGTCCGGAGTGACGCTCCTCGACCCCGACCGGATCTGGGTCGACCCACGCGCGAGGATCGGGCGCGACACGATCCTGTGGCCCGACGTGATCATCGAAGGACCGAGCGTTCTCGGGGAGGGCTGCGTCGTGCGCCCCGGGTCGCGGCTGAGCGACGTCCGGGTCGGCGATCGCGTCGAGATCCGGGACCACTGCGTCGTCCAGGATTCGAGGATCGCCGCCGGAGCGGCCGTGGGCCCGTTCGCCCACCTGCGCCCGGGGACCGTCCTGGCCGAGGACGTCCGCGTCGGGAACTTCGTCGAGACCAAGAAGGCGAAGCTGGGCCGGGGCTCGAAGGCCTCCCACCTGACCTACCTCGGCGACGCGACGGTGGGCGCGGGGTGCAACATCGGGGCGGGGACGATCACCTGCAACTACGACGGGGACGCCAAGCACCCCACGACCCTCGAGGACGGCGTCTTCATCGGGAGCGACACCCAGCTCGTCGCGCCCGTCCGGGTCGGCAAGGGCGCCTACGTCGGGGCCGGCTCGACGGTGACCCAGGACGTCCCCGCGGGGGCGCTGGCGATCAGCAGGGGCCGGCAGCGGAACATCGAAGGATGGGCCACCCGGCGAAAAGTTGGCAAGAAGCACGATTAG
- the glmS gene encoding glutamine--fructose-6-phosphate transaminase (isomerizing) has protein sequence MCGIVGYVGDKDPVEVLIEGLRRLEYRGYDSAGIAVVNGNGELSIRRAPGKLRDLERVIADKPVHGRYGIAHTRWATHGRPTEENAHPHRDCTGRVVVIHNGIIENYLELKHELQAKGHQFLTQTDTEVVAHAIEQVMKDDGADLVGAFRTVLPRLRGIYALVAISTDSPDTLVAARLGPPLVVGIGRGEWFVASDIPAILMHTKDVVFMDDHEIVVVDRSGARFSKLDGTPFHKPSQRIPWDPIMAEKGGYKHFMLKEIHEQPRAVRDTLLGRVSLESPEVHLEEMTISDESLRGMTRCQIVACGTSWHAAHVGKFLIEKLAKIPVMVDYASEYRYRSPLANPEVLSVFISQSGETADTLAAQREAKALGATTLAICNVRGSMLTREAHGTILTHAGPEIGVASTKAFTSQITALCVLALKLGRLHGRLEEDAAMAFVRHLYHIPAQMEHYLSDDRGIEDLAKTFMNHRDFLYLGRGVNYPIALEGALKLKEISYIHAEGYPAGEMKHGPIALIDENLPVVAITPHDAVFEKMLSNIEEVKARSGIVLAITDQHDTDLEQRADATVVVPKTHELLSPLLTVLPLQLLAYHIALLLGCDVDQPRNLAKSVTVE, from the coding sequence ATGTGCGGAATCGTCGGGTACGTCGGGGACAAGGACCCGGTCGAGGTCCTGATCGAGGGGCTGCGCCGGCTCGAATACCGGGGCTACGACTCGGCCGGGATCGCGGTCGTCAACGGCAACGGCGAGCTCAGCATCCGGCGCGCCCCCGGGAAGCTCCGGGACCTCGAGCGCGTGATCGCGGACAAGCCGGTCCACGGCCGCTACGGCATCGCGCACACCCGGTGGGCCACGCACGGCCGCCCCACCGAGGAGAACGCCCACCCCCACCGCGACTGCACCGGCCGCGTGGTCGTCATCCACAACGGCATCATCGAGAACTACCTCGAGCTCAAGCACGAGCTCCAGGCCAAGGGGCACCAGTTCCTCACCCAGACCGACACCGAGGTCGTCGCCCACGCCATCGAGCAGGTCATGAAGGACGACGGGGCCGACCTGGTGGGGGCATTTCGGACGGTGCTCCCCCGCCTGCGCGGGATCTACGCCCTGGTCGCGATCTCGACCGACTCCCCCGACACGCTCGTCGCCGCGCGCCTGGGCCCTCCGCTGGTGGTCGGCATCGGCCGCGGCGAGTGGTTCGTCGCTTCGGACATCCCGGCGATCCTCATGCACACGAAGGACGTCGTGTTCATGGACGACCACGAGATCGTCGTGGTCGACCGCTCGGGAGCGCGCTTCAGCAAGCTCGACGGCACGCCGTTCCACAAGCCCTCGCAGCGGATCCCGTGGGATCCGATCATGGCGGAAAAGGGCGGTTACAAGCACTTCATGCTCAAGGAGATCCACGAGCAGCCGCGCGCGGTGCGCGACACGCTGCTCGGCCGGGTCAGCCTCGAGTCCCCCGAGGTCCACCTCGAGGAGATGACGATCTCCGACGAGAGCCTGCGCGGGATGACCCGTTGCCAGATCGTCGCCTGCGGGACCTCGTGGCACGCGGCCCACGTCGGGAAGTTCCTGATCGAGAAGCTCGCCAAGATCCCGGTGATGGTCGACTACGCGTCGGAGTACCGGTACCGCTCCCCCCTGGCCAACCCCGAGGTCCTCTCGGTGTTCATCAGCCAGTCGGGGGAGACCGCGGACACCCTCGCGGCGCAGCGCGAGGCGAAGGCGCTCGGCGCCACGACGCTGGCGATCTGCAACGTGCGCGGCTCGATGCTCACCCGCGAGGCGCACGGGACGATCCTGACCCACGCGGGCCCGGAGATCGGCGTCGCCTCCACGAAGGCCTTCACGAGCCAGATCACGGCGCTCTGCGTTCTCGCCCTCAAGCTCGGACGGCTCCACGGCCGGCTCGAGGAGGACGCGGCGATGGCGTTCGTGCGGCACCTCTACCACATCCCCGCCCAGATGGAGCATTACCTCTCCGACGACCGGGGGATCGAGGACCTCGCGAAGACGTTCATGAACCACCGCGATTTCCTCTACCTCGGCCGCGGCGTGAACTACCCGATCGCCCTCGAGGGAGCGCTGAAGCTCAAGGAGATCTCGTACATCCACGCCGAGGGGTACCCCGCCGGCGAGATGAAGCACGGGCCGATCGCGCTGATCGACGAGAACCTGCCGGTCGTCGCGATCACGCCGCACGACGCGGTCTTCGAGAAGATGCTCTCGAACATCGAGGAGGTGAAGGCCCGATCGGGGATCGTCCTCGCGATCACCGACCAGCACGACACCGACCTCGAGCAGCGCGCCGACGCGACGGTGGTCGTGCCGAAGACCCACGAGCTACTCTCGCCGCTGCTCACCGTGCTGCCGCTGCAGCTGCTCGCGTACCACATCGCCCTGCTGCTCGGCTGCGACGTCGATCAGCCCCGGAACCTCGCGAAGAGCGTGACCGTCGAGTAG